From Microtus ochrogaster isolate Prairie Vole_2 unplaced genomic scaffold, MicOch1.0 UNK66, whole genome shotgun sequence, one genomic window encodes:
- the LOC101982279 gene encoding olfactory receptor 1F12, with amino-acid sequence METENQTSISEFLLLGFSSWPGHPGLLFALFLCLYLTGLFGNLLILLAIGSNNHLHTPMYFFLANLSLVDLCLPSATVPKMLLNIQTQSQSISYPGCLAQMYFCMMFANMDNFLLTVMAYDRYVAICHPLHYSIIMTPRLCTSLVALSWVIATLNPLLHTLMMARLHFCSENIIHHFFCDINSLLPLSCSDTSLNQLMVLFVVGLIFVVPSVCILASYGRIVSAVMKITSIQGKLKAFSTCGSHLALVILFYGAIAGIYMSPSSNHSTEKDSAASVIFMVVAPVLNPFIYSLRNNELKGTFRKTLGGSKRLSR; translated from the coding sequence ATGGAAACGGAAAACCAAACCAGCATCTCTGAGTTTCTCCTCTTGGGCTTCTCAAGTTGGCCAGGGCATCCAGGGCTCCTCTTTGCACTCTTCCTGTGTCTCTATTTAACAGGACTATTTGGAAACCTACTCATCTTGCTAGCCATTGGCTCAAACAATCATCTACACACacccatgtatttttttcttgccaaTTTGTCCTTGGTAGACCTCTGCCTTCCTTCAGCTACAGTGCCCAAGATGCTACTGAATATCCAAACCCAGTCTCAATCCATCTCCTACCCTGGATGCCTGGCTCAAATGTATTTCTGTATGATGTTTGCTAACATGGACAATTTCCTTCTCActgtgatggcctatgaccgttATGTGGCCATCTGCCATCCTTTACACTATTCCATCATAATGACCCCACGCCTCTGCACCTCCCTGGTGGCTCTATCTTGGGTCATTGCCACTTTGAATCCCCTCTTGCATACCCTCATGATGGCCCGACTGCATTTCTGCTCTGAAAACATAATCCACCATTTCTTCTGTGACATcaactctctcctccctctctcctgttctGACACCAGTCTCAATCAACTCATGGTTCTGTTTGTGGTGGGACTGATCTTTGTGGTACCATCAGTGTGTATCTTAGCATCCTACGGTCGCATTGTCTCGGCTGTGATGAAAATTACTTCCATTCAAGGAAAACTCAAGGCATTCTCAACTTGTGGATCCCACCTTGCCttggttattcttttttatgGTGCCATCGCAGGAATCTATATGAGCCCTTCATCCAACCACTCAACTGAAAAAGACTCAGCTGCATCGGTAATTTTCATGGTTGTAGCCCCTGTATTGAATCCCTTCATTTACAGCTTAAGGAACAATGAGCTAAAGGGGACTTTTAGAAAGACTCTTGGCGGGAGCAAGAGGCTTTCCCGGTGA